GACAAAAAGGACCTTTTTTTGCTTCATAATCCCCTCCGTACACCTAGAATCCCCTATAGAATCCAGAAGAACTATTTTTTTACTCTGATTTGCGAATGATCAAACTTCGCGCAAACGAACCACGGACTTTGGCTGAGGAATCTCTGGACAAAAGCACGCTCACCGCCTAGGTTGGCGCCATGAAATTGCTGTACCAGGATCCTCATTTTATCGCCGTGGATAAGCCCTCGGGCTTCCACGTTCATCCGCCGGAGGATTCTCAATTCAAAGTCCCGCGGGATAAAATTTGCCTCTACCTGGTTCGCAATATGATGAAGCAGCATGTATTTCCTGTTCACCGCCTGGATGCTGCCACCAGCGGCGTATTGTTGTTTGCGCTGTCTTCGGAAGCTGCAGGCACCATCTGCAAAATGTTCGCGCAACGTTCGCCGCAAAAAACCTACTGGGCTGTGGCCCGGGGTTTCACACCTGAACAGGGTGATATTAAAGTCCCTTTGGAATTGGATTCCACCGGCGACCTGGTGGATGCTCACACGTCCTTCGTGCGCAAAGCCACCATTGAAATTCCAGTCGCTGTAGGGAAAAAATTCCCCGCTGCCCGCTACTCTTTGCTGGAGGCCAAGCCCCATTCCGGCCGCTACCACCAGATTCGCCGGCACTTCAACCGGATCTCCCACCCTCTTTTGGGAGACGCCTATCACGGCGATTCGCATCACAATCGCTTCTTTAGGAACGAACTGGGAATTCCCGGCCTTTGCCTAAAAGCCCGCAGTATCGAATTTACGAACCCTTGGAGCGGTGAAAACGTCTATATTGAGTCCCCAACCTGCGAAAAATGGGAAAAGATTCACGATCTGTTTGATTCCACCACGCCCTTGCCTGACAAATTCAAATCCCCTTTGACGACCTAATCCAAGCAGCGTAGAACACCACCTTCACGAGGTTTTCCCTATGTTGTGTTCAAAATCCCAGGCAATGCAGAAATTGCTATTCGTTGTCGGGCTTCTATTCTTCCTATTGGTGACTCTAAACACCGGTACTTAGTCTTCAATGTTAAAAATGTGTAAAACGACTCCCTAATCGCCCCGTGGTGTCGTCGCAAATCGTCCCTTAACCTGCCCGCGATAGTTCGTCTGGCAATATTTTTTATCTTTTCACAATGGTAATTAACATTTTGATTAGAATTTGTTTTAGAGTGCGCCCATGCCAATTGTTAAATCACACGGACTACTACTAGCCATCGTACTTTGCTTTGCACTTCCTGTGCACGCGAAGAAGGCATTCCGTATTCTGGTTGAAGACAATTGGCCCCCATATGCCTACGTGAAAAACGGTCAACCTGCGGGCCTGACCATCGACCTTATCAAAGCTGCTCTTCGACTGGGCGGCGCTGATGCTAAAATTCAACAAGTGACTTACCTGCGCTGCATGGCTTTGACTGAGCCCGCTGGTAAAGACGTTGCCTGCGCCAACACGGCCCGCAACGAGGATCTGGATCTAAAATACAACTTCCCCAGCCACTACCTATTCCGCAGCCGTGGCTTGATTGTCACCAGCAAGGAATTCAATAAAGCCAACCACAAGAAATACAAAAAGGTTTCTGATCTTGAGTACAAGATGGTGGCTCTACCGAGCAGCTTTACCTTTGGTAAAGAGTTCGATGAAAACACACGCATTCTTCGCTATTACACAGTCAATGACCTGAACGCCCTTCGCCTGGTGGAATCCGGTCGAGTGAAGTTTGCCGCCATTGACGAGATGGTTCTTTATTACTACCTAAATCACCATCCGGAGCTGAAAGAAGTCATCACTCCGATTCTGGAACTGACCAACGAGCCGATTTACATGCAGCTTTCAAAAACGCATATCGATACGATCGAGCTGAAGGACAAATTTGATCGCGGCATGGCGGCCCTTAAAGCCTCCCCCGAATACGATCAGATGCTGCAAAAATACCTGGGTAAAGGTATTCCGGTCGATAAATTCAAATAATCAGACTTTTTAAATTCGCCCAGTTTCCCGACGGAATTGATCAGGAAACTGACAATGCTGTTTCGTCACCTGTTGGCTGATCGTCTTATTTTGAGAAACCATCTGCAGACCTGAGAATTTTCCAGCAAGCCCTCCTACATCACGCTATATTTAAATAAACACCAACGAGGACCGGCCATGGGTATTTTCAAACACCGTCGCAAACTGATTGTAAATCGCGAAGTACAATACGACGCTTTGATGTTTGTTGGACTTTTTGTGACTGGTATTTTCATTGCTCAGGTTATTGCCGGGTGGGTGCTGATCAGCAAGCTGGAAAGCAAAGCCCTGGCTGGTGAGTACGGCTCCATGACCATTGCGGAATTCATCGCTCATCATAAAACCATTTTCCTGGTCAATGAACTTCTGGTCGTGATTGTCTGCTTGGTTGCGGGATTTTACCTGACTAATAAAGTGACCAGCAAAATCGTGGGTCCTCTCTTCAATATCCGTCGCATCCTCAACAAAGCGGCAAAACCTGAAGCCGAACCTGTTGAAATCAAATTGCGTGAGGGTGATTACTTCCAGGATCTTGCCAAAGATCTGAATGTGGCCCTGCAAAAGCGCAAGTAATAAATCTTTTTGCGAAAATCAGTTTAAGTTTTCAGACAGATTTTTAAATTCCGGTATTTTTTGAAGACTCGGAATTTTCCACTTTCCATCCAACACTGACGTTTCCGGCCAGTACATTCTAATCACCAGACTGAAATCCTCGCCGGCGGGCGACGGCAGCCAGTTGGACTCCCACTCTTTCCCTGGCGAAACATTCTGTACGTAGATATCAATCGATCCGTCAGGATTTCTGCGATAAGGGCTTACACTGTTCAGGGAGTGACGATTCATAGGATTTTCAAAGAAAAATTTGCGGGTGTTGTAAAGGGAGAGTGACCAAAAGCCCCGCACCGGAGGCGTCTGACCTTGAGGGAATCTGAGTGTGTACTTAAACCCACCATTCAACCGTTCTCCGCGACCATCCACCAAAGCCTGCGCAAAGGCCATATCCTGGGCTTCATCTTTTTCAAATCCCAGTTTTGTCATAAGAGCCCGCACCTGGTAGTTTTTTTCATACTTACCGGTCAGGATCGGCTGCCCCCAGCCATTGACGATGCGTAAGTTCGGCGTACCTCGCTGAAAATCAGCAAACTGATTTTGCCCGGCAAAATATCCTGAGTTCAAAGCTTCTTTCACTGCAGCAGGAAGCTTGTCATAGTTGAATTCCTTGTCCGGAAAAATCCCCAGCGCCGCCATTTTAGAAACAATTGCGCCATCTGTTTGCGCCGGTGGATTGCGTTTCATTTCATCGGCAAAGGTTGCAAAAAAGATCCGCGCATCCATGTTTGCAACCTGGTCCAGAATCGGAGTTCTTTGATCCACATCAACATTGAAATTCACAGCACTTGGTGGCTCCACGTTGGTTTTGTGCATGGCCAGTGGCACGATTCGCAGTTTATCCTGGTAGGCATAAACCCGATTGTAATCAGAGCTTCCTTTAACCTGCACTTTGCCGATCATCCACACTGATTGTGTGGGCGCCGCTATATGCTGAAGTCCTGCGGGCACGTTGCCTTTCCAACCCGGTCCGGTAAGCAGCAGCTGTTTTTCACTATTGCCACCCACTCTGCTGCCGGGAGATGCAAACACCTCACCCCAGGCACTGATCATTGAAAAAACCACGAACCGGTTTCCGGCATAAGGAATCGATACCACCTGCGGTTCTTTTAAGTCCAACCACGCAAGACTGGTCAGAGTATCCGGTTCCGGATAAGCCTGAGTTGCTTTTCCATCGGGAAGCACTCTTTTGTTGGCCAACTGATTGATCGGTGCCTGATCATGGTTGGCCCGTGGCACAGCCGTCATCACCTCCCGGGTGGTCGCCATCACAACCATCGGATAAGCGTAAATGTAGGTATCCGCGGCAATCTTTTTCAAATCCTCGCGCTGGGCTACCATACTCTGTGCCTGCACGCTTTCAATACTTGCACAACACAGCAAAGCCACACCGAACAGCGAAAGAACCTTGCGTCTTGATCCCATGGAGCCTCCCCGAGACAGTGCTTTCAGATTCGTTTCAACTCCCCTTCAAAACAATAAGGCTTTTGACAAACTCCGGACCTCCGTCATAAATTGCGCCCCATGAATGTTCCCCTGTCCCCCGAATCCCAACAAGCTCTCACTGAATCACAGCGAAATTTCCGCCAGGACTTTTCGACTTCACGGGGATATTTTACGGAAGCCGATGAACTGCGCCTGCGAGAGATCGCTTTGCAAAAACTGGATGCGAAGCTTGTGCAATCCTGTGAAAACACGGTCAGTTCAGCCCAGCTTCGTGAAGCATGGAATGCGGTGGTCACGGACTTTCATCGCAATCAATACTGGGGCTTTGCACCGACCTTTGAAAAACGCCCGAAAGTGCAAACCGAAGAGCAAAGGACATTTTGGGAGATGTTCCCCTATGTCTGGACCGTGATTCAATCCGGTTTGATTCTAAAAACAGCTGTTTATTATTTTGGGATTCAATCATCCAACGAACCCACAACAGAAAATCGCATTTATCTGATTCTTGCCTTGGCAACATCCGCTGGCACGTTGATTTTCTTTGCCTGGAGAAAGTCCCGCAAATGAAACTGTTTCTTTTTCTCTTTGCAGGATTATTGCTGGGGCCTTCCGCGCTTAAAATCCCACTCCCAACTGCTGCCACACCCATCGCCAGCATGTGCTCTTATCTGTTTTTATTTGTGGCCGGACTTGAACTCAGCTTCAAATCACTGGGGCGTCAATTATTGCCAGCAGCCAAACTGAGTGTCGGAGCTTTTCTATTCCCCTTCGTAGCGGGGTTGCTCACGGCGATGGTAGTCCTGCGCGACACCCCTTTGGCGGGCTCTGCGAGCTACGTATTTATCGCCTTGGCTTTGGCGGTTTCAGCCCTGCCGGTTGCAATCCAAATTCTGAAAGATCTGAAAATTTATCACACGGACCTAGGACGTCTGATCATAGCAACAGCAACTCTTTGTGATATTCTGGCCTGGGTGTTCTTTGCCCTGATCCTGCCCGCAGACAGTTTTAAAAGCTGGTTCATCACTCACTTGTCATTGGTCTTTTTCTTTTTGGGATTGGCTCTTTCCGATACGCCCTTCCCAAGTGTAAAACTGCGCTCGACCTTGTTGCGTTTGAATTCATGGATTTTTGCACCGGTGTTTTTTGTGAGCATCGGCTGGAAGCTGAACTTGTGGCAAAACTTGGATGTCTACCAGGTTCTGGTGGTGTTTGTTTTGGCCAGCGCCAGCAAATGGGGCGGCAGCTATTGGGTCGCCAGAAAAATGGGCTACACTGCTAAAAATAGTATTCTGATTGGC
This is a stretch of genomic DNA from Bdellovibrio sp. GT3. It encodes these proteins:
- a CDS encoding substrate-binding periplasmic protein; this encodes MPIVKSHGLLLAIVLCFALPVHAKKAFRILVEDNWPPYAYVKNGQPAGLTIDLIKAALRLGGADAKIQQVTYLRCMALTEPAGKDVACANTARNEDLDLKYNFPSHYLFRSRGLIVTSKEFNKANHKKYKKVSDLEYKMVALPSSFTFGKEFDENTRILRYYTVNDLNALRLVESGRVKFAAIDEMVLYYYLNHHPELKEVITPILELTNEPIYMQLSKTHIDTIELKDKFDRGMAALKASPEYDQMLQKYLGKGIPVDKFK
- a CDS encoding DUF1254 domain-containing protein, with the protein product MGSRRKVLSLFGVALLCCASIESVQAQSMVAQREDLKKIAADTYIYAYPMVVMATTREVMTAVPRANHDQAPINQLANKRVLPDGKATQAYPEPDTLTSLAWLDLKEPQVVSIPYAGNRFVVFSMISAWGEVFASPGSRVGGNSEKQLLLTGPGWKGNVPAGLQHIAAPTQSVWMIGKVQVKGSSDYNRVYAYQDKLRIVPLAMHKTNVEPPSAVNFNVDVDQRTPILDQVANMDARIFFATFADEMKRNPPAQTDGAIVSKMAALGIFPDKEFNYDKLPAAVKEALNSGYFAGQNQFADFQRGTPNLRIVNGWGQPILTGKYEKNYQVRALMTKLGFEKDEAQDMAFAQALVDGRGERLNGGFKYTLRFPQGQTPPVRGFWSLSLYNTRKFFFENPMNRHSLNSVSPYRRNPDGSIDIYVQNVSPGKEWESNWLPSPAGEDFSLVIRMYWPETSVLDGKWKIPSLQKIPEFKNLSENLN
- a CDS encoding HAMP domain-containing protein → MGIFKHRRKLIVNREVQYDALMFVGLFVTGIFIAQVIAGWVLISKLESKALAGEYGSMTIAEFIAHHKTIFLVNELLVVIVCLVAGFYLTNKVTSKIVGPLFNIRRILNKAAKPEAEPVEIKLREGDYFQDLAKDLNVALQKRK
- a CDS encoding cation:proton antiporter; the protein is MKLFLFLFAGLLLGPSALKIPLPTAATPIASMCSYLFLFVAGLELSFKSLGRQLLPAAKLSVGAFLFPFVAGLLTAMVVLRDTPLAGSASYVFIALALAVSALPVAIQILKDLKIYHTDLGRLIIATATLCDILAWVFFALILPADSFKSWFITHLSLVFFFLGLALSDTPFPSVKLRSTLLRLNSWIFAPVFFVSIGWKLNLWQNLDVYQVLVVFVLASASKWGGSYWVARKMGYTAKNSILIGVTLNSRGAVEIIIANLALQQGLIGEKIFATLVVLAIATSLLPGPATRLLKLRE
- a CDS encoding pseudouridine synthase, yielding MKLLYQDPHFIAVDKPSGFHVHPPEDSQFKVPRDKICLYLVRNMMKQHVFPVHRLDAATSGVLLFALSSEAAGTICKMFAQRSPQKTYWAVARGFTPEQGDIKVPLELDSTGDLVDAHTSFVRKATIEIPVAVGKKFPAARYSLLEAKPHSGRYHQIRRHFNRISHPLLGDAYHGDSHHNRFFRNELGIPGLCLKARSIEFTNPWSGENVYIESPTCEKWEKIHDLFDSTTPLPDKFKSPLTT